One genomic window of Muntiacus reevesi chromosome 4, mMunRee1.1, whole genome shotgun sequence includes the following:
- the INKA1 gene encoding PAK4-inhibitor INKA1, whose translation MLGRRRRRQELGRGRSRGARRRARAPLAGPPGPLHTALAGVRRGTGRPGGGCGTDMHSARLDSFLGQLRWELLCGRDTGSPPMPGPLPPPPKHRSGVRLKHQLRASDALEEDSVCGVEEEEEEVGVTGDRSAALGGPREHGLDWDSGFSEVSGSTWREEELPIPQHPAPLAWPPRRQRLSTSGVAQPGGAPVARVPPVHRPRPKSTPDACLEHWRGLEAEDWTTALLSRGRSRQPLVLGDNCFADLVHNWMELPEAAGEGDDGGGPRARARPPQFLLGLSEQLRRQLARARRAALAGKRLSCPPRPEPELPADVSRFAALMSCRSRQPIICNDVVSYL comes from the exons ATGttggggcggcggcggcggcggcaagagctggggagagggaggagccgTGGAGCCAGGCGGAGGGCAAGGGCGCCGCTGGCCGGCCCGCCGGGCCCACTCCACACCGCTCTCGCCGGAGTTCGAAGAGGAACTGGCAGGCCTGGAGGGGGCTGCGGCACGGACATGCACAGCGCTCGGCTTGACAGTTTCCTGGGCCAGCTGCGCTGGGAACTG CTGTGTGGCCGGGACACTGGCTCACCCCCAATGCCTGGTCCCCTTCCGCCACCCCCCAAACACCGCTCAGGCGTGCGGCTCAAGCACCAGCTCAGGGCCTCAGATGCATTGGAAGAGGACTCGGTCTGTGgtgtggaggaagaggaggaagaagttgGGGTGACAGGAGATAGGAGTGCAGCCTTGGGGGGCCCCAGGGAGCATGGCCTGGACTGGGACTCCGGCTTCTCAGAGGTGTCAGGCAGCACATGGAGAGAGGAAGAGCTGCCCataccccagcacccagcaccctTGGCATGGCCCCCCCGGAGACAGCGCCTCTCAACCAGTGGTGTCGCCCAGCCTGGCGGAGCGCCTGTGGCCCGTGTACCACCTGTCCACCGACCACGGCCCAAGTCCACCCCAGACGCCTGCCTGGAACACTGGCGGGGGCTGGAAGCCGAGGACTGGACCACGGCCCTGCTGAGCAGGGGTCGTAGTCGCCAGCCCCTGGTGCTGGGGGACAACTGCTTTGCGGACTTGGTGCACAACTGGATGGAGCTGCCCGAGGCAGCGGGTGAGGGGGACGATGGGGGTGGGCCCCGTGCCCGTGCTCGGCCCCCCCAGTTCCTGCTGGGCCTCTCTGAGCAGCTGCGGCGCCAGCTGGCCAGGGCGCGCCGGGCAGCGCTAGCAGGAAAGCGACTGTCATGCCCACCTCGCCCGGAACCCGAACTACCTGCAGATGTCTCACGCTTTGCAGCCCTCATGAGTTGCCGCAGTCGGCAGCCCATCATTTGCAATGATGTTGTCAGCTACCTCTGA